A window of Bos taurus isolate L1 Dominette 01449 registration number 42190680 breed Hereford chromosome 8, ARS-UCD2.0, whole genome shotgun sequence contains these coding sequences:
- the ALDH1B1 gene encoding LOW QUALITY PROTEIN: aldehyde dehydrogenase X, mitochondrial (The sequence of the model RefSeq protein was modified relative to this genomic sequence to represent the inferred CDS: inserted 1 base in 1 codon), with the protein MLRFLXPRLFALHHSATQYFSAAALPSPIPNPDIPDNQLFISNKWHDAVSKKTFPTVSPATGEVIGHVAEGDWADVDLAAKAARAAFRLGSPWRWMDALKRGWLLNHLADLVERDCVYLASLESLDNGKPFQESYVLDLDEVIKVYRYFAGWADKWHGKTIPMDGEHFCFTRHEPVGVCCQIIPWNFPLVMQSWKLALALAMGNTVVTKVAEQTPFSALYLASLIKEVGLPPGLVNIVTGYGPTAGAAIAHHMDIGKVAFTGSTKVGHLIQKAAGNSSLKRVTLELGGKSLSIVLADADMDHAVEQRQEALFFNMGQCCCPGSWTFIEESIYDEFLERTVEKAKQRRVGNPFDLDTQQGPQVDRERFERILGYIQLGQKEGAKLLCGGEHFRQQCFFIKPTVFGGVQDDMRIAREEIFGPVQPLFKFKKIEEVIERADNTRYGLAAAVFTQDLDKAMYFTQALQTGTVWVNTYNVVTCHTPLGGFKEPGNGRELGEDGLKAYTEVKTVTIKVPQKNS; encoded by the exons ATGCTGCGCTTCC TGCCCCGGCTGTTTGCCCTGCACCACTCCGCCACCCAGTACTTCTCAGCAGCAGCCCTTCCCAGCCCCATCCCTAACCCAGACATCCCCGACAACCAGCTGTTCATCAGCAACAAGTGGCATGATGCCGTCAGCAAGAAGACTTTCCCAACAGTCAGTCCTGCCACGGGAGAGGTCATCGGCCACGTGGCTGAAGGGGACTGGGCTGACGTGGATCTGGCAGCGAAGGCAGCCCGTGCAGCCTTCCGACTGGGGTCTCCATGGCGCTGGATGGATGCCTTGAAGCGAGGCTGGCTGCTGAACCACCTGGCTGACCTAGTGGAAAGGGATTGTGTCTACTTGGCCTCACTGGAGAGCCTGGACAACGGGAAGCCTTTCCAAGAGTCTTATGTCTTGGACCTGGATGAGGTCATCAAAGTGTACCGGTACTTTGCTGGCTGGGCTGACAAGTGGCAcggcaagaccatccccatggatgGTGAGCATTTCTGCTTCACCCGGCATGAGCCTGTTGGTGTGTGTTGCCAGATAATCCCATGGAACTTCCCCTTGGTCATGCAGAGCTGGAAGCTCGCCCTGGCACTTGCCATGGGCAACACTGTGGTCACGAAGGTGGCAGAGCAGACACCCTTTTCTGCCCTGTACTTGGCCTCCCTCATCAAGGAGGTGGGCCTTCCCCCCGGGCTGGTGAACATCGTCACAGGCTATGGCCCAACAGCAGGAGCAGCCATTGCCCATCACATGGATATTGGCAAAGTGGCCTTCACCGGCTCCACCAAGGTGGGCCACCTGATCCAGAAGGCCGCCGGCAATTCCAGCCTCAAGAGAGTCACCCTGGAGCTGGGCGGGAAGAGCCTGAGCATCGTGTTGGCTGATGCCGACATGGACCATGCCGTGGAGCAGCGCCAAGAGGCACTGTTCTTCAACATGGGCCAGTGCTGCTGTCCGGGTTCCTGGACCTTCATTGAAGAATCCATCTATGATGAGTTTCTGGAGAGAACGGTGGAGAAAGCTAAGCAGAGGAGAGTCGGGAACCCATTTGATCTGGACACCCAACAGGGGCCCCAGGTGGACAGGGAACGGTTTGAACGAATCCTGGGCTATATCCAGCTTGGCCAGAAGGAGGGGGCAAAACTTCTCTGCGGTGGGGAGCATTTCAGACAACAATGTTTCTTCATCAAGCCCACCGTCTTTGGTGGTGTGCAAGATGACATGAGGATCGCTAGGGAGGAGATCTTCGGGCCCGTGCAGCCACTCTTTAAGTTCAAGAAGATCGAGGAGGTGATTGAGAGGGCCGACAACACCAGGTATGGCTTGGCTGCTGCTGTGTTCACCCAGGATCTGGACAAAGCCATGTATTTCACACAGGCACTCCAAACTGGAACAGTGTGGGTAAACACCTACAACGTTGTCACCTGCCACACGCCATTAGGAGGGTTTAAGGAACCCGGCAATGGGAGGGAGCTGGGGGAAGATGGGCTTAAGGCCTACACAGAGGTGAAGACGGTCACCATCAAGGTTCCTCAGAAGAACTCATAA